A single genomic interval of Eleutherodactylus coqui strain aEleCoq1 chromosome 3, aEleCoq1.hap1, whole genome shotgun sequence harbors:
- the LOC136620536 gene encoding zinc finger protein 271-like, producing MEEWEYLEGHKDLYKDVMMEDQQPLTSPDGSSQRNPPERCPSPLYSQDCPEEEEHVPPDHQESSELIMSGLDKPISVSVNGEDWSKSHHRHLVSPYEVEDNATQPNSITSNAPLVLHNKELSADGANDRKHSSLIGKQRSDCGQGEIFACGTDFKKKSNLSRHRRTDRNERQFSCSECGKCYNRKSNLVSHLKIHTGEKPFSCSECGKCFSHKCHMIRHLRVHTGEKPFSCPECGKCFHDKGQLVTHLKSHTGEKPFSCSECGKCFGHKLSLVTHLKIHTGEKLFSCSECGKCFGRKSSLITHLHIHTGEKPFSCSECGKCFGRKLNLVAHLRTHTGEKPFSCPECGNYFSRKSHMINHLRVHTGEKPFSCSECGKCFSQNSHFVKHLKSHTGEKPFSCPECGKCFGEKSTLVKHQRTHTGEKPFSCSECGKCFGEKSTLAQHQRTHTGVQTYPCPECEKGFSNKLCLVRHQRTHTGEKPFSCPECGKCFGRKLSLVAHLRTHTGEKPFSCPECGNYFSQKSHMINHLRVHTGEKPFSCSECGKCFSQNSNFVKHLKSHTGEKPFSCPECGKCFREKSTLVKHQRTHTGVQTYPCPECEKGFSNKLCLVRHQRTHTGEKPFSCPECGKCFREKAAIAHHLRTHTGEKPFSCPECGKCFRQKSAIFQHQSTHTQEKRYPCPECKKGFSRRLCLVIHQRTHTGEKPFSCPECGKCFRQKLSLAEHQRTHTGEKPFSCPECGKCFRQKSAVAQHQKIHRGEKRYPCPECKKGFSRKLCLVKHQRTHTGVKSF from the exons atggaggagtgggagtatttagaaggacacaaggatctgtacaaggatgtcatgatggaggatcagcagcccctcacatcacCGG atggatccagtcagagaaatcccccagagagatgtcccagtcctctatattcccaggattgtccagaggaagaggaacatgTCCCACCGGATCATCAG GAAAGTTCTGAACTAATAATGAGTGGACTCGATAAACCCATATCGGTGTCGGTGAACG GTGAAGACTGGAGCAAAAGCCACCATAGACATCTCGTATCTCCATATGAAGTAGAAGATAATGCCACACAGCCTAATTCAATAACCTCTAATGCACCCTTAGTCCTTCACAACAAAGAACTATCCGCTGATGGCGCTAATGACAGGAAACATTCTTCACTGATTGGCAAACAAAGATCTGATTGTGGACAGGGAGAAATATTTGCCTGTGGGAcagattttaaaaagaaatcaaatCTTTCTCGGCATCGAAGAACTGACAGAAATGAAAggcaattttcatgttcagaatgtgggaaatgctataATCGCAAAAGCAATCTTGTGTCTCAtttaaaaattcacacaggggaaaagccattttcatgttcagaatgtgggaaatgttttagtcatAAATGTCATATGATTAGACATTtgagagttcacacaggggagaagccattttcatgtcctgaatgtgggaaatgttttcatgACAAAGGACAGCTTGTGACTCATTTaaaaagtcacacaggagagaagccgttttcatgttcagaatgtggaaagtgttttgGCCACAAATTGAGTCTTGTTACACATctaaaaattcacacaggagagaagctgttttcatgttcagaatgtggaaagtgttttgGCCGCAAATCGAGTCTTATTACACATCTacacattcacacaggagagaagccattttcatgttcagaatgtgggaaatgttttggccGCAAATTGAATCTTGTTGCACAtctgagaactcacacaggagagaagccattctcatgtcctgaatgtgggaattACTTTAGTCGGAAATCACATATGATTAACCATTtgagagttcacacaggggaaaagccattttcatgttcagaatgtggaaaatgttttagtcAGAATTCACATTTTGTGAAACATTTAAaatctcacacaggggagaagccgttttcatgtcctgaatgtgggaaatgtttcggagagaaatcaactcttgttaaacatcagagaactcacacaggggagaagccattttcatgttctgaatgtgggaaatgttttggagaGAAATCAACTCTTGctcaacatcagagaactcacacaggcgtGCAGACATATCCATGTCCTGAATGTGAGAAAGGTTTTAGTAACAAGTTATGTctagttagacatcagagaactcacacaggggagaagccattttcatgtcctgaatgtgggaaatgttttggccGCAAATTGAGTCTTGTTGCACAtctgagaactcacacaggagagaagccattctcatgtcctgaatgtgggaattACTTTAGTCAGAAATCACATATGATTAACCATTtgagagttcacacaggggaaaagccattttcatgttcagaatgtggaaaatgttttagtcAGAATTCAAATTTTGTGAAACATTTAAaatctcacacaggggagaagccgttttcatgtcctgaatgtgggaaatgttttagagagaaatcaactcttgttaaacatcagagaactcacacaggcgtGCAGACATATCCATGTCCTGAATGTGAGAAAGGTTTTAGTAACAAGTTATGTctagttagacatcagagaactcacacaggggagaagccattttcatgtcctgaatgtgggaaatgttttagagagaaAGCAGCTATTGCTCATCAtctgagaactcacacaggggagaagccattttcatgtcctgaatgtgggaaatgttttagacagAAATCAGCTATTTTTCAACATCAGAGCACTCACACACAGGAGAAGCGATATCCATGTCCTGAATGTAAGAAAGGTTTTAGTAGGAGGTTATGTctagttatacatcagagaactcacacaggagagaagccattttcatgtcctgaatgtgggaaatgttttagacagAAATTATCTCTTGctgaacatcagagaactcacacaggggagaagccattttcatgtcctgaatgtgggaaatgttttagacagAAATCAGCTGTTGCtcaacatcagaaaattcacagagGGGAGAAGCGATATCCATGTCCTGAATGTAAGAAAGGTTTTAGTAGGAAGTTATGTctagttaaacatcagagaactcacacaggagtgaAATCATTTTAA